A DNA window from Streptomyces sp. CA-278952 contains the following coding sequences:
- a CDS encoding NADH-quinone oxidoreductase subunit A produces MNAYAPILVLGALGAGFAIFSVVMATLIGPKRYNRAKLEAYECGIEPTPTPAGGGRFPIKYYLTAMLFIVFDIEIVFLYPWAVSFDALGIFGLVEMLLFVLTVFVAYAYVWRRGGLEWD; encoded by the coding sequence GTGAATGCCTACGCGCCCATCCTCGTGCTCGGCGCCCTCGGGGCAGGGTTTGCGATCTTCTCCGTGGTCATGGCCACGCTTATCGGCCCCAAGCGGTACAACCGGGCAAAGCTCGAAGCGTACGAGTGCGGTATCGAACCCACCCCGACTCCCGCCGGAGGCGGCCGCTTTCCGATCAAGTACTACCTGACGGCGATGCTTTTCATCGTCTTCGACATCGAGATCGTCTTCCTCTATCCCTGGGCGGTCTCCTTCGACGCCCTCGGGATCTTCGGGCTCGTGGAGATGCTGCTCTTCGTGCTCACCGTCTTCGTCGCCTATGCGTATGTATGGCGTCGCGGCGGCCTGGAATGGGACTGA
- a CDS encoding C40 family peptidase: MSHTAHIPSHRKPRQRASKSALRAGVAGGVLSTIAVAGAAGPAQAEPVTQTIEMPTITSGFSTAVAASAQATQQVALDLETQADEDAAAEKAAKTAKKAHAEAVRKAEAKKKAEAAAKAKAEAEAEERAERASRTSERTTLSASSGSSGSSDSGSSASAPSSSSSSSNVSGSAASIVAFAKAQVGDAYVPGGTGPNSWDCSGLVQAAYRTAGIDLPRVSQSQSTFGTQVSLGNLQPGDILYWGSAGSAYHVAIYIGGGEFVGAQNSNTGTVQRSMDYDRPTGAVRVL, from the coding sequence ATGTCCCACACCGCTCACATACCCAGCCACCGGAAGCCCCGTCAGCGCGCCTCGAAGTCGGCACTGCGAGCCGGAGTTGCCGGTGGCGTCCTCAGCACCATCGCGGTCGCGGGTGCCGCCGGTCCGGCCCAGGCCGAGCCGGTGACCCAGACGATCGAGATGCCCACGATCACGTCCGGCTTCTCCACCGCTGTGGCCGCCTCCGCCCAGGCCACGCAGCAGGTCGCCCTCGACCTGGAGACGCAGGCCGACGAGGACGCCGCGGCGGAGAAGGCCGCCAAGACGGCCAAGAAGGCGCACGCCGAGGCCGTCCGCAAGGCCGAGGCCAAGAAGAAGGCCGAAGCCGCCGCGAAGGCCAAGGCCGAGGCGGAGGCCGAGGAGCGCGCCGAGCGCGCGTCCCGGACCTCCGAGCGCACGACGCTCAGCGCCTCCTCCGGCTCGTCGGGCTCCTCGGACTCGGGCAGCTCCGCCTCCGCACCCTCCTCCTCGTCGTCCTCCTCGAACGTGAGCGGCTCCGCCGCCTCCATCGTGGCGTTCGCCAAGGCGCAGGTGGGCGACGCGTACGTGCCCGGCGGCACCGGCCCCAACTCCTGGGACTGCTCCGGCCTGGTCCAGGCCGCGTACCGCACGGCGGGCATCGACCTGCCGCGCGTCTCGCAGTCCCAGTCGACGTTCGGCACCCAGGTCTCCCTGGGCAACCTCCAGCCCGGCGACATCCTCTACTGGGGTAGCGCGGGCAGCGCGTACCACGTCGCGATCTACATCGGCGGCGGCGAGTTCGTCGGTGCGCAGAACTCCAACACCGGCACGGTGCAGCGCTCCATGGACTACGACCGGCCGACCGGCGCGGTCCGCGTTCTCTGA
- a CDS encoding Cmx/CmrA family chloramphenicol efflux MFS transporter, producing MPFAVYVLGLAVFAQGTSEFMLSGLVSGIAADLDVSLSAAGLLTSAFAIGMVVGAPLMALAGRAWPRRRALLLFLAVFVAVHVVGALTPSYEVLLVTRFVGALANAGFWAVALTTAIAMVPDQLKGRATAVVVGGVTIACVVGVPAGAVLGERWGWRSAFWAVAIVSLPAFLAVLRSIPGGRGTGTGAAPVPVRDELRALTGPGPRPVLLTMALVQGATFCAFSYLEPLLTRETGLGAGWVPVSLALFGAGSFAGVTVAGRFADARPVAVVATGMTALTLGWAALALTAGRPVLALALIPLLGMLAFGTGTALITRVLGLASGAPTLAGAFSTTAFNLGAAVGPWVGGLALDAGFGYRAPVWVSALLMVLALLVAATTAKGRRPRAGERRPSEAVDVSADGRL from the coding sequence ATGCCATTCGCCGTCTACGTCCTGGGGCTCGCGGTCTTCGCCCAGGGCACCTCCGAGTTCATGCTGTCCGGGCTCGTCTCCGGCATCGCCGCCGACCTCGACGTCTCCCTCTCCGCCGCCGGCCTCCTCACCTCCGCCTTCGCCATCGGGATGGTCGTCGGCGCCCCCCTGATGGCGCTCGCCGGCCGCGCCTGGCCCCGGCGCCGCGCCCTGCTCCTCTTCCTCGCAGTGTTCGTCGCCGTCCATGTCGTCGGCGCTCTCACCCCGAGCTACGAGGTGCTCCTGGTGACCCGCTTCGTCGGGGCCCTCGCCAACGCGGGCTTCTGGGCGGTCGCGCTGACCACGGCCATCGCGATGGTCCCGGACCAACTGAAGGGCCGGGCCACCGCCGTGGTGGTCGGCGGCGTGACGATCGCCTGCGTCGTGGGCGTACCGGCCGGCGCGGTGCTGGGCGAGCGGTGGGGGTGGCGGTCGGCCTTCTGGGCGGTCGCGATCGTCTCGCTGCCCGCCTTCCTCGCGGTCCTGCGCTCCATCCCGGGCGGCCGGGGTACGGGCACGGGCGCCGCTCCCGTACCCGTGCGGGACGAACTGCGGGCGCTGACCGGCCCCGGGCCGCGGCCGGTCCTGCTCACGATGGCCCTGGTGCAGGGGGCGACCTTCTGCGCCTTCTCCTACCTGGAGCCCCTCCTCACCCGGGAGACGGGGCTGGGCGCGGGGTGGGTGCCGGTGTCCCTGGCGCTCTTCGGGGCGGGTTCGTTCGCCGGGGTCACGGTGGCGGGCCGGTTCGCCGACGCCCGCCCGGTCGCCGTCGTCGCCACGGGGATGACCGCCCTCACCCTGGGCTGGGCGGCCCTCGCCCTGACGGCGGGCCGCCCGGTGCTCGCCCTGGCGCTGATCCCGCTCCTCGGCATGCTCGCCTTCGGTACGGGCACCGCCCTGATCACCCGGGTCCTGGGCCTCGCGTCGGGGGCCCCGACGCTGGCCGGCGCGTTCTCGACGACCGCGTTCAACCTGGGGGCGGCGGTGGGCCCGTGGGTGGGCGGCCTGGCCCTGGACGCCGGGTTCGGCTACCGGGCGCCGGTCTGGGTGAGCGCCCTGCTGATGGTCCTGGCCCTGCTCGTCGCCGCGACGACGGCGAAGGGCCGCCGCCCCCGAGCGGGGGAGCGGCGGCCCTCAGAGGCTGTCGACGTGAGCGCCGACGGGCGCTTGTGA
- a CDS encoding NADH-quinone oxidoreductase subunit C, producing the protein MTENSDANGERNGNAVPAPRDTGGEVIRVRKGMFGANNGGDTSGYGGLVRTVTLPGAASRPYGGWFDEVADELEGALEEQDLLPSNAIERTVVDRDELTFHIAREHLVQVARTLRDDPALRFELCTGVSGVHFLGDKGRELHAVYHLRSLTHGRLIRLEVSAPDSDPHIPSLVEVYPTNDWHEREAYDFFGLVFDGHPALTRIMMPDDWQGFPQRKDYPLGGIAVEYKGAQIPAPDQRRSYS; encoded by the coding sequence GTGACCGAGAACTCCGACGCGAACGGCGAGCGGAACGGCAACGCCGTACCCGCCCCGCGTGACACCGGCGGCGAGGTCATCCGCGTCCGCAAGGGCATGTTCGGCGCGAACAACGGCGGTGACACCTCCGGCTACGGCGGCCTCGTCCGCACCGTCACCCTGCCGGGAGCCGCCTCCCGGCCGTACGGCGGCTGGTTCGACGAGGTGGCCGACGAGCTGGAAGGCGCCCTGGAGGAACAGGACCTGCTCCCCTCCAACGCCATCGAGAGGACGGTCGTCGACCGCGACGAGCTGACCTTCCACATCGCCCGCGAGCACCTGGTCCAGGTCGCCCGCACCCTGCGCGACGACCCCGCCCTGCGCTTCGAACTCTGTACGGGCGTGAGCGGCGTCCACTTCCTGGGCGACAAGGGGCGCGAGCTGCACGCCGTCTACCACCTGCGGTCCCTCACCCACGGCCGGCTGATCCGGCTGGAGGTCTCCGCCCCGGACAGCGACCCGCACATCCCGTCGCTCGTCGAGGTCTACCCGACCAACGACTGGCACGAGCGCGAGGCGTACGACTTCTTCGGGCTCGTCTTCGACGGGCACCCGGCCCTGACCCGGATCATGATGCCGGACGACTGGCAGGGCTTCCCGCAGCGCAAGGACTACCCCCTCGGCGGCATCGCCGTCGAGTACAAGGGCGCCCAGATCCCGGCTCCGGACCAGCGGAGGTCGTACTCCTGA
- a CDS encoding NuoB/complex I 20 kDa subunit family protein, whose amino-acid sequence MGLEEKLPSGFVLTTVEQAAGWVRKSSVFPATFGLACCAIEMMTTGAGRYDLARFGMEVFRGSPRQADLMIVAGRVSQKMAPVLRQVYDQMPNPKWVISMGVCASSGGMFNNYAIVQGVDHIVPVDIYLPGCPPRPEMLLDAILKLHQKIQDGKLGVNAEEAAREAEEAALKALPLIEMKGLLR is encoded by the coding sequence ATGGGACTCGAAGAGAAACTGCCGAGCGGCTTCGTTCTGACCACGGTCGAGCAGGCCGCGGGCTGGGTGCGGAAGTCGTCCGTCTTCCCGGCCACGTTCGGACTGGCCTGCTGCGCCATCGAGATGATGACGACCGGCGCGGGCCGCTACGACCTGGCCCGGTTCGGGATGGAGGTCTTCCGCGGGTCGCCGCGACAGGCGGACCTGATGATCGTCGCGGGACGGGTGAGCCAGAAGATGGCGCCCGTCCTGCGGCAGGTCTACGACCAGATGCCGAATCCCAAGTGGGTCATTTCCATGGGAGTCTGTGCGTCATCGGGCGGAATGTTCAACAATTACGCCATTGTGCAGGGTGTTGATCATATTGTCCCGGTCGATATCTACTTGCCGGGTTGTCCGCCTCGTCCCGAGATGCTGCTGGACGCCATCCTCAAGCTCCACCAGAAGATCCAGGACGGCAAACTCGGGGTCAACGCGGAGGAGGCCGCCCGCGAGGCGGAGGAAGCGGCCCTCAAGGCACTGCCCCTGATCGAGATGAAGGGGCTCCTGCGGTGA